A single genomic interval of Gossypium raimondii isolate GPD5lz chromosome 11, ASM2569854v1, whole genome shotgun sequence harbors:
- the LOC105803420 gene encoding histidine kinase 2 isoform X4: MQQVQIVKTTELKDQCPVQVENIHSEHDFSLLDHYTYVSQKSVSSISREHHSGGKNILQGSALGVQPKDNFKNLSFCMGKGCWLLLVGVILSCKIPGVCLKLRWKRKNEPAPLQPATQQLQLLLQQKQQQQLDQSPPKGAGKWRKKLLTVFVLLGILTSIWLFWHLNQKIILRREHTLANMCDERARMLQDQFNVSMNHVHALAILVSTFHHGKHPSAIDQKTFGEYTERTAFERPLTSGVAYALKVLHSEREQFEKQHGWTIKKMETEDQTLVQDCLTENLDPAPIKDEYAPVIFSQETVSHIVSIDMMSGQQDLENILRARATGKGVLTSPFKLLKSNHLGVVLTFAVYNKDLPPDAIPEQRTEATVGFNCRYLGASYDVPSLVEKLLHQLASKQTIVVNVYDTTNASAPISMYGTDITDTGLLHVSSLDFGDPLRKHEMHCRFKQKPPLPWMAINASVGVLVITLLVGHIFHAAICRIAKVENDCREMMELKARAEAADVAKSQFLATVSHEIRTPMNGVLGMLKMLMDTDLDAIQRDYAETAHASGKDLISLINEVLDQAKIESGRLELEDVPFDLRNLLDSILSLSSDKSNDKGIESAVYVSDRVPEVVVGDPGRFRQIITNLVGNSIKFTQDKGHIFVSVHLVDEMKGTSDVGDKVLQQGLNLVQDMSSKTYNTLSGFPVVDRWRSWENFKMLNGKDAKDDPEKIRLLVTVEDTGVGIRLDAQDQIFTPFVQADSSTSRHYGGTGIGLSISKHLVELMHGEIGFASEPDVGSTFSFTGAFGKGEVSSLDSKWKQYDPVVSEFQGLGALIIDNRSIRAEVTKYHLRRLGISVDITSSLESACTYVSSIFTTSTFAHLAMILIDKDVWNQETVLQLRSLLEQHRKNCKLNVSTNLPKIFLLGTSMSPVERSKLKTSGFVDNVLMKPLRLSVLIACFQEALGGTKGKVRGKKMSTLGSLLREKRILVVDDNKVNRRVAEGALKKYGAIVTCVERGHDALNKLKPPHTFDACFMDLQMPEMDGFEATRQIRSAENEVNEKLASGEVSIEMYGNVSHWHIPILAMTADVIQATYEKCLKCGMDDYVSKPFEEEQLYLAVARFFESGL; encoded by the exons ATGCAGCAGGTGCAGATCGTAAAAACTACGGAACTTAAGGATCAATGTCCAGTCCAAGTTGAGAATATTCACAGCGAGCATGACTTCTCGTTGCTGGATCACTATACTTATGTCTCACAAAAATCTGTTTCATCAATATCACGGGAGCATCATAGTGGTGGAAAG AACATCTTGCAAGGAAGTGCACTTGGAGTCCAACCAAAAGACAATTTCAAGAACTTGTCTTTCTGTATGGGGAAAGGATGTTGGTTGCTTCTTGTTGGAGTGATACTGAGCTGTAAGATTCCAGGAGTTTGTTTGAAGCTCAGGTGGAAACGAAAGAATGAGCCAGCTCCATTGCAACCTGCAACTCAGCAACTACAGCTGCTGTTGCAACagaagcagcagcagcagctaGACCAGAGCCCTCCCAAAGGTGCCGGGAAGTGGAGAAAGAAACTCTTAACAGTTTTCGTACTTCTGGGGATCCTTACATCCATCTGGTTATTTTGGCATTTAAACCAAAAGATCATTCTGAGGAGAGAACACACACTCGCCAACATGTGTGATGAGAGAGCACGGATGTTGCAAGATCAGTTCAATGTTAGCatgaatcatgttcatgccttggCAATTCTTGTATCCACTTTTCACCATGGGAAGCATCCATCCGCCATTGATCAG AAAACATTTGGTGAGTATACTGAGAGAACAGCTTTTGAGAGGCCGCTTACCAGTGGTGTTGCTTATGCATTGAAAGTTCTTCACTCAGAGAGGGAGCAGTTTGAGAAGCAGCATGGATGGAcaataaagaaaatggaaacTGAGGACCAGACTTTAGTCCAAGATTGCCTGACTGAAAATTTGGACCCTGCACCCATTAAAGATGAATATGCACCAGTGATATTTTCACAAGAAACTGTGTCTCATATTGTCTCTATTGACATGATGTCTGGACAG CAAGACCTTGAGAACATCCTGCGAGCAAGGGCAACCGGAAAGGGTGTATTGACATCACCTTTTAAGCTACTAAAATCCAACCACCTTGGTGTTGTGCTCACATTTGCAGTTTATAACAAGGATTTGCCTCCAGATGCTATACCTGAGCAACGTACTGAAGCGACTGTGGG TTTCAATTGCAGGTATCTGGGTGCATCTTATGATGTCCCCTCCCTGGTGGAGAAGCTTTTGCACCAACTTGCTAGCAAGCAAACGATAGTTGTCAATGTGTACGACACAACCAATGCATCTGCTCCAATCAGCATGTACGGTACTGATATAACCGATACTGGTTTACTGCATGTTAGCAGCCTTGATTTTGGCGACCCATTAAGGAAGCACGAGATGCACTGCAG GTTCAAGCAAAAACCTCCATTACCTTGGATGGCAATCAATGCATCTGTGGGAGTCTTAGTTATTACTTTGCTTGTTGGTCATATCTTCCATGCAGCTATATGTCGTATCGCGAAAGTGGAGAACGACTGCCGAGAGATGATGGAGCTCAAAGCTCGTGCTGAAGCTGCAGATGTAGCTAAATCTCAG TTTCTAGCTACTGTTTCCCATGAGATCCGAACTCCAATGAATGGTGTTTTAG GTATGCTGAAAATGTTGATGGACACTGATCTTGATGCGATCCAAAGGGACTACGCTGAGACTGCTCATGCTAGTGGTAAAGATCTTATATCGCTGATAAATGAAGTTCTTGATCAGGCTAAGATAGAATCAGGCAGGCTTGAACTTGAGGATGTGCCCTTTGATCTACGCAACCTTCTCGATAGCATTCTCTCACTCTCCTCTGACAAATCTAATGATAAAGGAATCGAG TCGGCGGTTTATGTATCTGATCGGGTTCCTGAAGTTGTTGTTGGTGACCCTGGGCGGTTTCGacaaataattactaatcttgTTGGAAACTCAATTAAG TTCACGCAGGATAAGGGACATATTTTTGTCTCGGTGCATCTGGTAGATGAAATGAAAGGCACATCCGATGTGGGGGACAAGGTGCTACAACAAGGCTTGAACTTAGTTCAGGACATGTCAAGCAAAACCTATAATACATTAAGTGGTTTTCCGGTGGTAGACAGATGGAGAAGCTGGgagaatttcaaaatgttaaatGGAAAAGACGCAAAGGATGACCCTGAAAAGATTAGATTACTTGTAACAGTTGAGGACACAGGCGTCGGGATTCGTTTAGATGCACAAGATCAAATTTTCACTCCTTTTGTTCAAGCCGACAGTTCCACTTCACGACATTATGGTGGGACTGGAATAGGATTGAGCATCAGCAAACATCTGGTGGAACTCATGCATGGGGAGATCGGGTTTGCGAGTGAACCTGACGTTGGCAGTACTTTCTCATTTACTGGAGCTTTTGGAAAAGGCGAAGTAAGTTCTCTTGATTCCAAATGGAAGCAATATGATCCAGTGGTTTCAGAGTTCCAAGGATTGGGAgcacttattattgataatagAAGCATCCGTGCTGAGGTCACAAAATACCATCTTCGAAGACTGGGAATATCTGTTGATATAACTTCCAGTTTGGAGTCAGCATGCACCTACGTGTCAAGCATTTTCACCACAAG CACATTTGCACATTTGGCCATGATTCTTATTGACAAAGATGTTTGGAATCAAGAAACAGTTCTTCAGTTACGATCTTTGCTCGAACAACATAGGAAAAATTGCAAACTAAATGTTTCAACAAACCTTCcgaaaatttttcttttgggtACCTCCATGAGCCCCGTGGAGCGCTCCAAGCTTAAGACTTCTGGTTTTGTAGATAATGTGCTGATGAAACCTCTTCGGTTGAGTGTCTTAATTGCCTGTTTCCAAGAAGCCCTTGGAGGTACAAAGGGCAAAGTACGTGGAAAGAAAATGTCTACACTCGGGAGCTTACTTAGAGAAAAGCGGATTTTAGTCGTCGATGACAATAAGGTTAACAGAAGAGTGGCAGAAGGTGCTTTAAAGAAATATGGAGCAATTGTCACCTGTGTGGAAAGAGGCCACGATGCACTCAACAAGCTTAAGCCACCCCATACTTTCGATGCCTGCTTCATGGATCTCCAGATGCCAGAAATGGATGG GTTTGAAGCAACTAGGCAGATCCGCAGTGCGGAGAATGAGGTGAATGAAAAACTTGCTTCTGGAGAAGTGTCTATTGAGATGTATGGAAACGTGTCCCACTGGCACATTCCAATATTAGCAATGACAGCTGATGTGATCCAGGCTACATATGAAAAGTGCCTGAAATGTGGGATGGATGACTATGTATCGAAGCCTTTTGAGGAAGAGCAACTTTATTTGGCCGTTGCACGGTTTTTTGAGTCCGGCTTATAG
- the LOC105803420 gene encoding histidine kinase 2 isoform X2 translates to MSMNGKLSGSNCRLSANFRLKKAKETMHGPNSFRKWKRNLLFLWLLGFVSTGIIWFLLSFNSVALDSNKKTTDSCEEKARILLQHFNVSKNQFLALASFFYEPDQIAFLECGKHSGLEKPWSDDVTCALKVLCPEKQDSRMQQVQIVKTTELKDQCPVQVENIHSEHDFSLLDHYTYVSQKSVSSISREHHSGGKNILQGSALGVQPKDNFKNLSFCMGKGCWLLLVGVILSCKIPGVCLKLRWKRKNEPAPLQPATQQLQLLLQQKQQQQLDQSPPKGAGKWRKKLLTVFVLLGILTSIWLFWHLNQKIILRREHTLANMCDERARMLQDQFNVSMNHVHALAILVSTFHHGKHPSAIDQKTFGEYTERTAFERPLTSGVAYALKVLHSEREQFEKQHGWTIKKMETEDQTLVQDCLTENLDPAPIKDEYAPVIFSQETVSHIVSIDMMSGQQDLENILRARATGKGVLTSPFKLLKSNHLGVVLTFAVYNKDLPPDAIPEQRTEATVGYLGASYDVPSLVEKLLHQLASKQTIVVNVYDTTNASAPISMYGTDITDTGLLHVSSLDFGDPLRKHEMHCRFKQKPPLPWMAINASVGVLVITLLVGHIFHAAICRIAKVENDCREMMELKARAEAADVAKSQFLATVSHEIRTPMNGVLGMLKMLMDTDLDAIQRDYAETAHASGKDLISLINEVLDQAKIESGRLELEDVPFDLRNLLDSILSLSSDKSNDKGIESAVYVSDRVPEVVVGDPGRFRQIITNLVGNSIKFTQDKGHIFVSVHLVDEMKGTSDVGDKVLQQGLNLVQDMSSKTYNTLSGFPVVDRWRSWENFKMLNGKDAKDDPEKIRLLVTVEDTGVGIRLDAQDQIFTPFVQADSSTSRHYGGTGIGLSISKHLVELMHGEIGFASEPDVGSTFSFTGAFGKGEVSSLDSKWKQYDPVVSEFQGLGALIIDNRSIRAEVTKYHLRRLGISVDITSSLESACTYVSSIFTTSTFAHLAMILIDKDVWNQETVLQLRSLLEQHRKNCKLNVSTNLPKIFLLGTSMSPVERSKLKTSGFVDNVLMKPLRLSVLIACFQEALGGTKGKVRGKKMSTLGSLLREKRILVVDDNKVNRRVAEGALKKYGAIVTCVERGHDALNKLKPPHTFDACFMDLQMPEMDGFEATRQIRSAENEVNEKLASGEVSIEMYGNVSHWHIPILAMTADVIQATYEKCLKCGMDDYVSKPFEEEQLYLAVARFFESGL, encoded by the exons ATGTCTATGAACGGCAAGCTTTCTGGTTCTAATTGTAGGTTATCAGCAAATTTCAGGCTGAAGAAAGCTAAGGAGACTATGCATGGACCCAATTCTTTCAGAAAATGGAAGAGGAACCTTCTCTTCCTCTGGCTTTTAGGCTTCGTTTCCACTGGGATTATTTGGTTCTTGTTGAGTTTCAACAGTGTAGCTTTGGACAGCAATAAGAAGACAACCGATTCTTGTGAGGAGAAGGCAAGAATCTTGCTTCAACATTTCAATGTTAGCAAGAACCAATTTCTTGCTTTAGCTTCTTTCTTCTATGAACCAGATCAG ATAGCATTTCTCGAATGTGGCAAGCATTCAGGACTTGAAAAGCCATGGAGTGATGATGTTACTTGTGCTCTTAAAGTACTGTGTCCAGAGAAGCAAGACTCCAGAATGCAGCAGGTGCAGATCGTAAAAACTACGGAACTTAAGGATCAATGTCCAGTCCAAGTTGAGAATATTCACAGCGAGCATGACTTCTCGTTGCTGGATCACTATACTTATGTCTCACAAAAATCTGTTTCATCAATATCACGGGAGCATCATAGTGGTGGAAAG AACATCTTGCAAGGAAGTGCACTTGGAGTCCAACCAAAAGACAATTTCAAGAACTTGTCTTTCTGTATGGGGAAAGGATGTTGGTTGCTTCTTGTTGGAGTGATACTGAGCTGTAAGATTCCAGGAGTTTGTTTGAAGCTCAGGTGGAAACGAAAGAATGAGCCAGCTCCATTGCAACCTGCAACTCAGCAACTACAGCTGCTGTTGCAACagaagcagcagcagcagctaGACCAGAGCCCTCCCAAAGGTGCCGGGAAGTGGAGAAAGAAACTCTTAACAGTTTTCGTACTTCTGGGGATCCTTACATCCATCTGGTTATTTTGGCATTTAAACCAAAAGATCATTCTGAGGAGAGAACACACACTCGCCAACATGTGTGATGAGAGAGCACGGATGTTGCAAGATCAGTTCAATGTTAGCatgaatcatgttcatgccttggCAATTCTTGTATCCACTTTTCACCATGGGAAGCATCCATCCGCCATTGATCAG AAAACATTTGGTGAGTATACTGAGAGAACAGCTTTTGAGAGGCCGCTTACCAGTGGTGTTGCTTATGCATTGAAAGTTCTTCACTCAGAGAGGGAGCAGTTTGAGAAGCAGCATGGATGGAcaataaagaaaatggaaacTGAGGACCAGACTTTAGTCCAAGATTGCCTGACTGAAAATTTGGACCCTGCACCCATTAAAGATGAATATGCACCAGTGATATTTTCACAAGAAACTGTGTCTCATATTGTCTCTATTGACATGATGTCTGGACAG CAAGACCTTGAGAACATCCTGCGAGCAAGGGCAACCGGAAAGGGTGTATTGACATCACCTTTTAAGCTACTAAAATCCAACCACCTTGGTGTTGTGCTCACATTTGCAGTTTATAACAAGGATTTGCCTCCAGATGCTATACCTGAGCAACGTACTGAAGCGACTGTGGG GTATCTGGGTGCATCTTATGATGTCCCCTCCCTGGTGGAGAAGCTTTTGCACCAACTTGCTAGCAAGCAAACGATAGTTGTCAATGTGTACGACACAACCAATGCATCTGCTCCAATCAGCATGTACGGTACTGATATAACCGATACTGGTTTACTGCATGTTAGCAGCCTTGATTTTGGCGACCCATTAAGGAAGCACGAGATGCACTGCAG GTTCAAGCAAAAACCTCCATTACCTTGGATGGCAATCAATGCATCTGTGGGAGTCTTAGTTATTACTTTGCTTGTTGGTCATATCTTCCATGCAGCTATATGTCGTATCGCGAAAGTGGAGAACGACTGCCGAGAGATGATGGAGCTCAAAGCTCGTGCTGAAGCTGCAGATGTAGCTAAATCTCAG TTTCTAGCTACTGTTTCCCATGAGATCCGAACTCCAATGAATGGTGTTTTAG GTATGCTGAAAATGTTGATGGACACTGATCTTGATGCGATCCAAAGGGACTACGCTGAGACTGCTCATGCTAGTGGTAAAGATCTTATATCGCTGATAAATGAAGTTCTTGATCAGGCTAAGATAGAATCAGGCAGGCTTGAACTTGAGGATGTGCCCTTTGATCTACGCAACCTTCTCGATAGCATTCTCTCACTCTCCTCTGACAAATCTAATGATAAAGGAATCGAG TCGGCGGTTTATGTATCTGATCGGGTTCCTGAAGTTGTTGTTGGTGACCCTGGGCGGTTTCGacaaataattactaatcttgTTGGAAACTCAATTAAG TTCACGCAGGATAAGGGACATATTTTTGTCTCGGTGCATCTGGTAGATGAAATGAAAGGCACATCCGATGTGGGGGACAAGGTGCTACAACAAGGCTTGAACTTAGTTCAGGACATGTCAAGCAAAACCTATAATACATTAAGTGGTTTTCCGGTGGTAGACAGATGGAGAAGCTGGgagaatttcaaaatgttaaatGGAAAAGACGCAAAGGATGACCCTGAAAAGATTAGATTACTTGTAACAGTTGAGGACACAGGCGTCGGGATTCGTTTAGATGCACAAGATCAAATTTTCACTCCTTTTGTTCAAGCCGACAGTTCCACTTCACGACATTATGGTGGGACTGGAATAGGATTGAGCATCAGCAAACATCTGGTGGAACTCATGCATGGGGAGATCGGGTTTGCGAGTGAACCTGACGTTGGCAGTACTTTCTCATTTACTGGAGCTTTTGGAAAAGGCGAAGTAAGTTCTCTTGATTCCAAATGGAAGCAATATGATCCAGTGGTTTCAGAGTTCCAAGGATTGGGAgcacttattattgataatagAAGCATCCGTGCTGAGGTCACAAAATACCATCTTCGAAGACTGGGAATATCTGTTGATATAACTTCCAGTTTGGAGTCAGCATGCACCTACGTGTCAAGCATTTTCACCACAAG CACATTTGCACATTTGGCCATGATTCTTATTGACAAAGATGTTTGGAATCAAGAAACAGTTCTTCAGTTACGATCTTTGCTCGAACAACATAGGAAAAATTGCAAACTAAATGTTTCAACAAACCTTCcgaaaatttttcttttgggtACCTCCATGAGCCCCGTGGAGCGCTCCAAGCTTAAGACTTCTGGTTTTGTAGATAATGTGCTGATGAAACCTCTTCGGTTGAGTGTCTTAATTGCCTGTTTCCAAGAAGCCCTTGGAGGTACAAAGGGCAAAGTACGTGGAAAGAAAATGTCTACACTCGGGAGCTTACTTAGAGAAAAGCGGATTTTAGTCGTCGATGACAATAAGGTTAACAGAAGAGTGGCAGAAGGTGCTTTAAAGAAATATGGAGCAATTGTCACCTGTGTGGAAAGAGGCCACGATGCACTCAACAAGCTTAAGCCACCCCATACTTTCGATGCCTGCTTCATGGATCTCCAGATGCCAGAAATGGATGG GTTTGAAGCAACTAGGCAGATCCGCAGTGCGGAGAATGAGGTGAATGAAAAACTTGCTTCTGGAGAAGTGTCTATTGAGATGTATGGAAACGTGTCCCACTGGCACATTCCAATATTAGCAATGACAGCTGATGTGATCCAGGCTACATATGAAAAGTGCCTGAAATGTGGGATGGATGACTATGTATCGAAGCCTTTTGAGGAAGAGCAACTTTATTTGGCCGTTGCACGGTTTTTTGAGTCCGGCTTATAG
- the LOC105803420 gene encoding histidine kinase 2 isoform X1 has translation MSMNGKLSGSNCRLSANFRLKKAKETMHGPNSFRKWKRNLLFLWLLGFVSTGIIWFLLSFNSVALDSNKKTTDSCEEKARILLQHFNVSKNQFLALASFFYEPDQIAFLECGKHSGLEKPWSDDVTCALKVLCPEKQDSRMQQVQIVKTTELKDQCPVQVENIHSEHDFSLLDHYTYVSQKSVSSISREHHSGGKNILQGSALGVQPKDNFKNLSFCMGKGCWLLLVGVILSCKIPGVCLKLRWKRKNEPAPLQPATQQLQLLLQQKQQQQLDQSPPKGAGKWRKKLLTVFVLLGILTSIWLFWHLNQKIILRREHTLANMCDERARMLQDQFNVSMNHVHALAILVSTFHHGKHPSAIDQKTFGEYTERTAFERPLTSGVAYALKVLHSEREQFEKQHGWTIKKMETEDQTLVQDCLTENLDPAPIKDEYAPVIFSQETVSHIVSIDMMSGQQDLENILRARATGKGVLTSPFKLLKSNHLGVVLTFAVYNKDLPPDAIPEQRTEATVGFNCRYLGASYDVPSLVEKLLHQLASKQTIVVNVYDTTNASAPISMYGTDITDTGLLHVSSLDFGDPLRKHEMHCRFKQKPPLPWMAINASVGVLVITLLVGHIFHAAICRIAKVENDCREMMELKARAEAADVAKSQFLATVSHEIRTPMNGVLGMLKMLMDTDLDAIQRDYAETAHASGKDLISLINEVLDQAKIESGRLELEDVPFDLRNLLDSILSLSSDKSNDKGIESAVYVSDRVPEVVVGDPGRFRQIITNLVGNSIKFTQDKGHIFVSVHLVDEMKGTSDVGDKVLQQGLNLVQDMSSKTYNTLSGFPVVDRWRSWENFKMLNGKDAKDDPEKIRLLVTVEDTGVGIRLDAQDQIFTPFVQADSSTSRHYGGTGIGLSISKHLVELMHGEIGFASEPDVGSTFSFTGAFGKGEVSSLDSKWKQYDPVVSEFQGLGALIIDNRSIRAEVTKYHLRRLGISVDITSSLESACTYVSSIFTTSTFAHLAMILIDKDVWNQETVLQLRSLLEQHRKNCKLNVSTNLPKIFLLGTSMSPVERSKLKTSGFVDNVLMKPLRLSVLIACFQEALGGTKGKVRGKKMSTLGSLLREKRILVVDDNKVNRRVAEGALKKYGAIVTCVERGHDALNKLKPPHTFDACFMDLQMPEMDGFEATRQIRSAENEVNEKLASGEVSIEMYGNVSHWHIPILAMTADVIQATYEKCLKCGMDDYVSKPFEEEQLYLAVARFFESGL, from the exons ATGTCTATGAACGGCAAGCTTTCTGGTTCTAATTGTAGGTTATCAGCAAATTTCAGGCTGAAGAAAGCTAAGGAGACTATGCATGGACCCAATTCTTTCAGAAAATGGAAGAGGAACCTTCTCTTCCTCTGGCTTTTAGGCTTCGTTTCCACTGGGATTATTTGGTTCTTGTTGAGTTTCAACAGTGTAGCTTTGGACAGCAATAAGAAGACAACCGATTCTTGTGAGGAGAAGGCAAGAATCTTGCTTCAACATTTCAATGTTAGCAAGAACCAATTTCTTGCTTTAGCTTCTTTCTTCTATGAACCAGATCAG ATAGCATTTCTCGAATGTGGCAAGCATTCAGGACTTGAAAAGCCATGGAGTGATGATGTTACTTGTGCTCTTAAAGTACTGTGTCCAGAGAAGCAAGACTCCAGAATGCAGCAGGTGCAGATCGTAAAAACTACGGAACTTAAGGATCAATGTCCAGTCCAAGTTGAGAATATTCACAGCGAGCATGACTTCTCGTTGCTGGATCACTATACTTATGTCTCACAAAAATCTGTTTCATCAATATCACGGGAGCATCATAGTGGTGGAAAG AACATCTTGCAAGGAAGTGCACTTGGAGTCCAACCAAAAGACAATTTCAAGAACTTGTCTTTCTGTATGGGGAAAGGATGTTGGTTGCTTCTTGTTGGAGTGATACTGAGCTGTAAGATTCCAGGAGTTTGTTTGAAGCTCAGGTGGAAACGAAAGAATGAGCCAGCTCCATTGCAACCTGCAACTCAGCAACTACAGCTGCTGTTGCAACagaagcagcagcagcagctaGACCAGAGCCCTCCCAAAGGTGCCGGGAAGTGGAGAAAGAAACTCTTAACAGTTTTCGTACTTCTGGGGATCCTTACATCCATCTGGTTATTTTGGCATTTAAACCAAAAGATCATTCTGAGGAGAGAACACACACTCGCCAACATGTGTGATGAGAGAGCACGGATGTTGCAAGATCAGTTCAATGTTAGCatgaatcatgttcatgccttggCAATTCTTGTATCCACTTTTCACCATGGGAAGCATCCATCCGCCATTGATCAG AAAACATTTGGTGAGTATACTGAGAGAACAGCTTTTGAGAGGCCGCTTACCAGTGGTGTTGCTTATGCATTGAAAGTTCTTCACTCAGAGAGGGAGCAGTTTGAGAAGCAGCATGGATGGAcaataaagaaaatggaaacTGAGGACCAGACTTTAGTCCAAGATTGCCTGACTGAAAATTTGGACCCTGCACCCATTAAAGATGAATATGCACCAGTGATATTTTCACAAGAAACTGTGTCTCATATTGTCTCTATTGACATGATGTCTGGACAG CAAGACCTTGAGAACATCCTGCGAGCAAGGGCAACCGGAAAGGGTGTATTGACATCACCTTTTAAGCTACTAAAATCCAACCACCTTGGTGTTGTGCTCACATTTGCAGTTTATAACAAGGATTTGCCTCCAGATGCTATACCTGAGCAACGTACTGAAGCGACTGTGGG TTTCAATTGCAGGTATCTGGGTGCATCTTATGATGTCCCCTCCCTGGTGGAGAAGCTTTTGCACCAACTTGCTAGCAAGCAAACGATAGTTGTCAATGTGTACGACACAACCAATGCATCTGCTCCAATCAGCATGTACGGTACTGATATAACCGATACTGGTTTACTGCATGTTAGCAGCCTTGATTTTGGCGACCCATTAAGGAAGCACGAGATGCACTGCAG GTTCAAGCAAAAACCTCCATTACCTTGGATGGCAATCAATGCATCTGTGGGAGTCTTAGTTATTACTTTGCTTGTTGGTCATATCTTCCATGCAGCTATATGTCGTATCGCGAAAGTGGAGAACGACTGCCGAGAGATGATGGAGCTCAAAGCTCGTGCTGAAGCTGCAGATGTAGCTAAATCTCAG TTTCTAGCTACTGTTTCCCATGAGATCCGAACTCCAATGAATGGTGTTTTAG GTATGCTGAAAATGTTGATGGACACTGATCTTGATGCGATCCAAAGGGACTACGCTGAGACTGCTCATGCTAGTGGTAAAGATCTTATATCGCTGATAAATGAAGTTCTTGATCAGGCTAAGATAGAATCAGGCAGGCTTGAACTTGAGGATGTGCCCTTTGATCTACGCAACCTTCTCGATAGCATTCTCTCACTCTCCTCTGACAAATCTAATGATAAAGGAATCGAG TCGGCGGTTTATGTATCTGATCGGGTTCCTGAAGTTGTTGTTGGTGACCCTGGGCGGTTTCGacaaataattactaatcttgTTGGAAACTCAATTAAG TTCACGCAGGATAAGGGACATATTTTTGTCTCGGTGCATCTGGTAGATGAAATGAAAGGCACATCCGATGTGGGGGACAAGGTGCTACAACAAGGCTTGAACTTAGTTCAGGACATGTCAAGCAAAACCTATAATACATTAAGTGGTTTTCCGGTGGTAGACAGATGGAGAAGCTGGgagaatttcaaaatgttaaatGGAAAAGACGCAAAGGATGACCCTGAAAAGATTAGATTACTTGTAACAGTTGAGGACACAGGCGTCGGGATTCGTTTAGATGCACAAGATCAAATTTTCACTCCTTTTGTTCAAGCCGACAGTTCCACTTCACGACATTATGGTGGGACTGGAATAGGATTGAGCATCAGCAAACATCTGGTGGAACTCATGCATGGGGAGATCGGGTTTGCGAGTGAACCTGACGTTGGCAGTACTTTCTCATTTACTGGAGCTTTTGGAAAAGGCGAAGTAAGTTCTCTTGATTCCAAATGGAAGCAATATGATCCAGTGGTTTCAGAGTTCCAAGGATTGGGAgcacttattattgataatagAAGCATCCGTGCTGAGGTCACAAAATACCATCTTCGAAGACTGGGAATATCTGTTGATATAACTTCCAGTTTGGAGTCAGCATGCACCTACGTGTCAAGCATTTTCACCACAAG CACATTTGCACATTTGGCCATGATTCTTATTGACAAAGATGTTTGGAATCAAGAAACAGTTCTTCAGTTACGATCTTTGCTCGAACAACATAGGAAAAATTGCAAACTAAATGTTTCAACAAACCTTCcgaaaatttttcttttgggtACCTCCATGAGCCCCGTGGAGCGCTCCAAGCTTAAGACTTCTGGTTTTGTAGATAATGTGCTGATGAAACCTCTTCGGTTGAGTGTCTTAATTGCCTGTTTCCAAGAAGCCCTTGGAGGTACAAAGGGCAAAGTACGTGGAAAGAAAATGTCTACACTCGGGAGCTTACTTAGAGAAAAGCGGATTTTAGTCGTCGATGACAATAAGGTTAACAGAAGAGTGGCAGAAGGTGCTTTAAAGAAATATGGAGCAATTGTCACCTGTGTGGAAAGAGGCCACGATGCACTCAACAAGCTTAAGCCACCCCATACTTTCGATGCCTGCTTCATGGATCTCCAGATGCCAGAAATGGATGG GTTTGAAGCAACTAGGCAGATCCGCAGTGCGGAGAATGAGGTGAATGAAAAACTTGCTTCTGGAGAAGTGTCTATTGAGATGTATGGAAACGTGTCCCACTGGCACATTCCAATATTAGCAATGACAGCTGATGTGATCCAGGCTACATATGAAAAGTGCCTGAAATGTGGGATGGATGACTATGTATCGAAGCCTTTTGAGGAAGAGCAACTTTATTTGGCCGTTGCACGGTTTTTTGAGTCCGGCTTATAG